One genomic segment of Oncorhynchus mykiss isolate Arlee chromosome 10, USDA_OmykA_1.1, whole genome shotgun sequence includes these proteins:
- the LOC110533589 gene encoding exonuclease V, whose translation MNSNLTSTEPSDDWGDISDAELLDVQSEHLAPPDRSSPTLGGNVGDDGQSFETTEKRIDYLIKKWPNLAPLFERVKNRSTALSVPNQSPMERFFKRHLSVTQLCEQSWCEIKMAYGFIKPKVRMLEMQNTEVTTGASIHLARELEVKPNVVTVAAVTREDREALKLINMLQMVPALETGQLVREFPVFGVLEGMFFMGVVDELYRSDSGELVLSELKTRSHNSLPRPAQTKGHALQVGMYKLLFDSMVKGSVKRDHLLHNLQLDPNRVLGSDLQTHTQSLGLQAVTFRELLDHLLIVLTCSNLHAIDKLRLEYSHQSSGKLIGTREVAFEEAQLRTNIRGYLAYWRGERVPQGVEVEEAWKCRMCPYEETCDWRRDRSQRLMMVNKRAKLECPKSDDPKPNGSNLNGSNLGVEYR comes from the exons CCCCTCCTGACCGGTCCAGTCCGACTCTCGGTGGGAATGTTGGTGATGATGGTCAGTCCTTTGAAACAACAGAGAAGAGGATCGATTACCTTATTAAAAAATG gCCTAACCTCGCTCCCCTGTTCGAGAGGGTGAAGAACCGGAGCACTGCCTTGTCTGTCCCTAACCAGAGCCCAATGGAGAGATTCTTTAAACGTCACCTCAGCGTTACACAGCTATGTGAGCAGTCTTGGTGTGAGATCAAAATGGCCTATGGGTTCATTAAGCCTAAAGTAAGGATGCTAGAGATGCAAAATACAGAAGTGACAACTGGGGCCAGTATTCATCTCGCCAGAG AACTGGAGGTGAAACCAAATGTTGTGACTGTGGCTGCTGTCaccagggaggacagagaggctCTGAAGCTAATCAACATGCTACAGATGGTCCCAGCTTTAGAGACAG GCCAGCTTGTGCGGGAGTTCCCAGTGTTTGGTGTGTTGGAAGGGATGTTCTTCATGGGTGTGGTTGATGAGCTGTATCGTAGTGACTCTGGGGAACTGGTCCTGAGTGAACTGAAGACCCGCAGTCACAACTCTCTGCCCCGCCCAGCCCAGACCAAGGGACACGCTCTACAG gtgggTATGTACAAGCTCTTGTTTGATTCCATGGTAAAGGGTTCTGTGAAGAGGGACCATCTCCTCCACAACCTTCAGCTGGATCCTAATCGGGTCCTTGGATCAGACCTCCAGACCCACACCCAGTCACTGGGCCTCCAGGCAGTCACGTTCAGAGAGCTCCTTGACCACCTACTGATCGTCCTTACCTGTTCTAACCTCCATGCTATCGACAAGCTACGCCTGGAGTATAGCCACCAGAGCTCCGGAAAGCTCATTGGCACCAGGGAGGTAGCGTTTGAGGAAGCCCAGCTTAGGACTAATATCAGGGGCTACCTGGCTTACTGGAGGGGCGAGAGGGTGCCCCAGGGAGTGGAAGTGGAGGAGGCCTGGAAGTGCAGGATGTGTCCCTATGAGGAGACCTGTGACTGGAGGAGGGATAGATCACAAAGGCTAATGATGGTGAATAAGAGAGCCAAGTTGGAGTGTCCTAAGTCAGATGATCCCAAGCCGAACGGTTCGAATTTGAATGGGTCGAATTTGGGAGTCGAATACCGGTAG